A single region of the Etheostoma cragini isolate CJK2018 chromosome 3, CSU_Ecrag_1.0, whole genome shotgun sequence genome encodes:
- the ets1 gene encoding protein C-ets-1 isoform X2 — protein sequence MIEGGTKSVHNIPPSVGLAVSRYSISAVHRSAVALSCPALPLHRKLLTPQSQALLLLSAASVMSYYMDPVSSYPALHPCDRLGAMRHSGGVAVGPQTHLAGVVHPQQQYYPSQPLYIQDIPLQEVPNGHDMCPTDPECGDVPLLTPGSKEMMSQALKATFSGFTKEQQRLGIPKDPRQWTENNVAEWLTWTVNEFSLKNVDFDKFCMNGASLCAMGKERFLDLAPDFVGDILWEHLEMLQKEEAKHYPINGLTSNFQESRYTSDYFVKPGFITESYQTLHPISSEELLTLKYESEYPTVILRDTPLNPLQGDYFTVKQEVVSPDNMCVGRLSRGKLGGQDSFESNESFESCDRLTQSWSSQSSFSSLQRVPSYDSFDSEDYPTALHSHKPKGTFKDYVRERSDLSKDKPVIPAAALAGYTGSGPIQLWQFLLELLTDKSCQSFISWTGDGWEFKLSDPDEVARRWGKRKNKPKMNYEKLSRGLRYYYDKNIIHKTSGKRYVYRFVCDLKSLLGYTPEELHAMLDVKPDTDE from the exons ATGATTGAGGGAGGGACTAAAAGTGTGCATAATATTCCTCCCTCGGTGGGACTCGCTGTGAGCAGGTACAGCATCTCTGCAGTCCACCGCTCAGCTGTTGCACTCAGCTGCCCAGCGCTTCCACTTCACAGGAAACTTCTTACACCGCAGTCG CAGGCCCTGCTTCTCCTGTCCGCAGCGTCCGTGATGAGTTACTACATGGATCCAGTTTCTTCCTACCCGGCCCTTCACCCCTGTGACCGTCTGGGCGCAATG AGGCATAGTGGAGGGGTGGCAGTGGGCCCTCAGACCCACCTTGCAGGTGTGGTTCACCCTCAGCAGCAGTACTACCCATCACAGCCCCTTTACATCCAGGACATACCCCTGCAGGAGGTGCCAAACGGACACGACATGTGCCCTACAG ATCCGGAGTGTGGAGATGTCCCCCTGCTAACTCCAGGAAGTAAAGAGATGATGTCCCAGGCCCTGAAGGCCACCTTCAGTGGCTTCACAAAGGAACAGCAGCGGCTTGGTATTCCCAAAG ATCCCAGACAGTGGACAGAAAACAACGTGGCTGAGTGGCTAACGTGGACAGTGAACGAGTTCAGTCTGAAGAATGTCGACTTTGACAAATTCTGCATGAACGGAGCCAGCCTTTGTGCGATGGGGAAGGAGCGTTTTCTGGACTTAGCACCTGACTTTGTGGGTGACATTCTTTGGGAACATTTAGAAATGCTTCAGAAAG AGGAAGCAAAGCATTACCCCATCAATGGACTGACCTCCAACTTCCAGGAATCCCGTTATACCTCAGACTACTTTGTCA AGCCCGGCTTCATCACAGAGTCTTACCAGACACTTCATCCCATCAGCTCGGAGGAATTGCTGACGCTCAAGTATGAGAGTGAATACCCTACTGTCATCCTGCGGGACACGCCCCTCAACCCCCTGCAGGGGGACTACTTCACCGTCAAGCAGGAGGTGGTATCCCCAGACAACATGTGTGTGGGACGCCTCAGCCGAG GTAAGCTTGGTGGTCAGGACTCTTTTGAGAGCAACGAGAGCTTTGAGAGCTGCGACCGGTTGACCCAGTCATGGAGCAGCCAGTCCTCATTCAGCAGCCTGCAACGGGTGCCTTCGTACGACAGCTTTGATTCGGAAGACTACCCTACTGCCTTGCATAGCCACAAGCCAAAGGGCACTTTCAAAGACTATGTGAGGGAGCGCTCAGACCTCAGCAAGGATAAACCCGTCATTCCAGCGGCGGCACTGGCAGGATACACAG GCAGCGGCCCCATCCAGCTGTGGCAGTTTCTCCTGGAGCTGCTGACCGACAAGTCTTGCCAGTCCTTCATCAGCTGGACAGGCGACGGCTGGGAGTTTAAGCTTTCAGACCCAGATGAG GTTGCTCGGAGGTGGGGCAAGAGGAAAAACAAGCCCAAGATGAACTATGAGAAGCTGAGCCGTGGCCTACGCTACTATTATGACAAGAATATCATCCACAAGACATCAGGGAAACGCTATGTCTACCGCTTTGTCTGTGACTTAAAAAGCCTGCTGGGGTACACTCCTGAGGAGCTCCATGCAATGTTGGACGTGAAGCCTGATACGGACGAGTGA
- the ets1 gene encoding protein C-ets-1 isoform X3: MSYYMDPVSSYPALHPCDRLGAMRHSGGVAVGPQTHLAGVVHPQQQYYPSQPLYIQDIPLQEVPNGHDMCPTDPECGDVPLLTPGSKEMMSQALKATFSGFTKEQQRLGIPKDPRQWTENNVAEWLTWTVNEFSLKNVDFDKFCMNGASLCAMGKERFLDLAPDFVGDILWEHLEMLQKEEAKHYPINGLTSNFQESRYTSDYFVSYGVEHAQCVPPSEYSEPGFITESYQTLHPISSEELLTLKYESEYPTVILRDTPLNPLQGDYFTVKQEVVSPDNMCVGRLSRGKLGGQDSFESNESFESCDRLTQSWSSQSSFSSLQRVPSYDSFDSEDYPTALHSHKPKGTFKDYVRERSDLSKDKPVIPAAALAGYTGSGPIQLWQFLLELLTDKSCQSFISWTGDGWEFKLSDPDEVARRWGKRKNKPKMNYEKLSRGLRYYYDKNIIHKTSGKRYVYRFVCDLKSLLGYTPEELHAMLDVKPDTDE; encoded by the exons ATGAGTTACTACATGGATCCAGTTTCTTCCTACCCGGCCCTTCACCCCTGTGACCGTCTGGGCGCAATG AGGCATAGTGGAGGGGTGGCAGTGGGCCCTCAGACCCACCTTGCAGGTGTGGTTCACCCTCAGCAGCAGTACTACCCATCACAGCCCCTTTACATCCAGGACATACCCCTGCAGGAGGTGCCAAACGGACACGACATGTGCCCTACAG ATCCGGAGTGTGGAGATGTCCCCCTGCTAACTCCAGGAAGTAAAGAGATGATGTCCCAGGCCCTGAAGGCCACCTTCAGTGGCTTCACAAAGGAACAGCAGCGGCTTGGTATTCCCAAAG ATCCCAGACAGTGGACAGAAAACAACGTGGCTGAGTGGCTAACGTGGACAGTGAACGAGTTCAGTCTGAAGAATGTCGACTTTGACAAATTCTGCATGAACGGAGCCAGCCTTTGTGCGATGGGGAAGGAGCGTTTTCTGGACTTAGCACCTGACTTTGTGGGTGACATTCTTTGGGAACATTTAGAAATGCTTCAGAAAG AGGAAGCAAAGCATTACCCCATCAATGGACTGACCTCCAACTTCCAGGAATCCCGTTATACCTCAGACTACTTTGTCA GCTACGGTGTTGAGCATGCTCAATGTGTCCCTCCTTCTGAATACTCAGAGCCCGGCTTCATCACAGAGTCTTACCAGACACTTCATCCCATCAGCTCGGAGGAATTGCTGACGCTCAAGTATGAGAGTGAATACCCTACTGTCATCCTGCGGGACACGCCCCTCAACCCCCTGCAGGGGGACTACTTCACCGTCAAGCAGGAGGTGGTATCCCCAGACAACATGTGTGTGGGACGCCTCAGCCGAG GTAAGCTTGGTGGTCAGGACTCTTTTGAGAGCAACGAGAGCTTTGAGAGCTGCGACCGGTTGACCCAGTCATGGAGCAGCCAGTCCTCATTCAGCAGCCTGCAACGGGTGCCTTCGTACGACAGCTTTGATTCGGAAGACTACCCTACTGCCTTGCATAGCCACAAGCCAAAGGGCACTTTCAAAGACTATGTGAGGGAGCGCTCAGACCTCAGCAAGGATAAACCCGTCATTCCAGCGGCGGCACTGGCAGGATACACAG GCAGCGGCCCCATCCAGCTGTGGCAGTTTCTCCTGGAGCTGCTGACCGACAAGTCTTGCCAGTCCTTCATCAGCTGGACAGGCGACGGCTGGGAGTTTAAGCTTTCAGACCCAGATGAG GTTGCTCGGAGGTGGGGCAAGAGGAAAAACAAGCCCAAGATGAACTATGAGAAGCTGAGCCGTGGCCTACGCTACTATTATGACAAGAATATCATCCACAAGACATCAGGGAAACGCTATGTCTACCGCTTTGTCTGTGACTTAAAAAGCCTGCTGGGGTACACTCCTGAGGAGCTCCATGCAATGTTGGACGTGAAGCCTGATACGGACGAGTGA
- the ets1 gene encoding protein C-ets-1 isoform X4 encodes MVMTAAVDMKPTLTIIKAEKMDDPECGDVPLLTPGSKEMMSQALKATFSGFTKEQQRLGIPKDPRQWTENNVAEWLTWTVNEFSLKNVDFDKFCMNGASLCAMGKERFLDLAPDFVGDILWEHLEMLQKEEAKHYPINGLTSNFQESRYTSDYFVSYGVEHAQCVPPSEYSEPGFITESYQTLHPISSEELLTLKYESEYPTVILRDTPLNPLQGDYFTVKQEVVSPDNMCVGRLSRGKLGGQDSFESNESFESCDRLTQSWSSQSSFSSLQRVPSYDSFDSEDYPTALHSHKPKGTFKDYVRERSDLSKDKPVIPAAALAGYTGSGPIQLWQFLLELLTDKSCQSFISWTGDGWEFKLSDPDEVARRWGKRKNKPKMNYEKLSRGLRYYYDKNIIHKTSGKRYVYRFVCDLKSLLGYTPEELHAMLDVKPDTDE; translated from the exons ATGGTCATGACGGCAGCTGTCGATATGAAACCGACGTTAACAATcataaaggctgaaaaaatgGATG ATCCGGAGTGTGGAGATGTCCCCCTGCTAACTCCAGGAAGTAAAGAGATGATGTCCCAGGCCCTGAAGGCCACCTTCAGTGGCTTCACAAAGGAACAGCAGCGGCTTGGTATTCCCAAAG ATCCCAGACAGTGGACAGAAAACAACGTGGCTGAGTGGCTAACGTGGACAGTGAACGAGTTCAGTCTGAAGAATGTCGACTTTGACAAATTCTGCATGAACGGAGCCAGCCTTTGTGCGATGGGGAAGGAGCGTTTTCTGGACTTAGCACCTGACTTTGTGGGTGACATTCTTTGGGAACATTTAGAAATGCTTCAGAAAG AGGAAGCAAAGCATTACCCCATCAATGGACTGACCTCCAACTTCCAGGAATCCCGTTATACCTCAGACTACTTTGTCA GCTACGGTGTTGAGCATGCTCAATGTGTCCCTCCTTCTGAATACTCAGAGCCCGGCTTCATCACAGAGTCTTACCAGACACTTCATCCCATCAGCTCGGAGGAATTGCTGACGCTCAAGTATGAGAGTGAATACCCTACTGTCATCCTGCGGGACACGCCCCTCAACCCCCTGCAGGGGGACTACTTCACCGTCAAGCAGGAGGTGGTATCCCCAGACAACATGTGTGTGGGACGCCTCAGCCGAG GTAAGCTTGGTGGTCAGGACTCTTTTGAGAGCAACGAGAGCTTTGAGAGCTGCGACCGGTTGACCCAGTCATGGAGCAGCCAGTCCTCATTCAGCAGCCTGCAACGGGTGCCTTCGTACGACAGCTTTGATTCGGAAGACTACCCTACTGCCTTGCATAGCCACAAGCCAAAGGGCACTTTCAAAGACTATGTGAGGGAGCGCTCAGACCTCAGCAAGGATAAACCCGTCATTCCAGCGGCGGCACTGGCAGGATACACAG GCAGCGGCCCCATCCAGCTGTGGCAGTTTCTCCTGGAGCTGCTGACCGACAAGTCTTGCCAGTCCTTCATCAGCTGGACAGGCGACGGCTGGGAGTTTAAGCTTTCAGACCCAGATGAG GTTGCTCGGAGGTGGGGCAAGAGGAAAAACAAGCCCAAGATGAACTATGAGAAGCTGAGCCGTGGCCTACGCTACTATTATGACAAGAATATCATCCACAAGACATCAGGGAAACGCTATGTCTACCGCTTTGTCTGTGACTTAAAAAGCCTGCTGGGGTACACTCCTGAGGAGCTCCATGCAATGTTGGACGTGAAGCCTGATACGGACGAGTGA
- the ets1 gene encoding protein C-ets-1 isoform X1, giving the protein MIEGGTKSVHNIPPSVGLAVSRYSISAVHRSAVALSCPALPLHRKLLTPQSQALLLLSAASVMSYYMDPVSSYPALHPCDRLGAMRHSGGVAVGPQTHLAGVVHPQQQYYPSQPLYIQDIPLQEVPNGHDMCPTDPECGDVPLLTPGSKEMMSQALKATFSGFTKEQQRLGIPKDPRQWTENNVAEWLTWTVNEFSLKNVDFDKFCMNGASLCAMGKERFLDLAPDFVGDILWEHLEMLQKEEAKHYPINGLTSNFQESRYTSDYFVSYGVEHAQCVPPSEYSEPGFITESYQTLHPISSEELLTLKYESEYPTVILRDTPLNPLQGDYFTVKQEVVSPDNMCVGRLSRGKLGGQDSFESNESFESCDRLTQSWSSQSSFSSLQRVPSYDSFDSEDYPTALHSHKPKGTFKDYVRERSDLSKDKPVIPAAALAGYTGSGPIQLWQFLLELLTDKSCQSFISWTGDGWEFKLSDPDEVARRWGKRKNKPKMNYEKLSRGLRYYYDKNIIHKTSGKRYVYRFVCDLKSLLGYTPEELHAMLDVKPDTDE; this is encoded by the exons ATGATTGAGGGAGGGACTAAAAGTGTGCATAATATTCCTCCCTCGGTGGGACTCGCTGTGAGCAGGTACAGCATCTCTGCAGTCCACCGCTCAGCTGTTGCACTCAGCTGCCCAGCGCTTCCACTTCACAGGAAACTTCTTACACCGCAGTCG CAGGCCCTGCTTCTCCTGTCCGCAGCGTCCGTGATGAGTTACTACATGGATCCAGTTTCTTCCTACCCGGCCCTTCACCCCTGTGACCGTCTGGGCGCAATG AGGCATAGTGGAGGGGTGGCAGTGGGCCCTCAGACCCACCTTGCAGGTGTGGTTCACCCTCAGCAGCAGTACTACCCATCACAGCCCCTTTACATCCAGGACATACCCCTGCAGGAGGTGCCAAACGGACACGACATGTGCCCTACAG ATCCGGAGTGTGGAGATGTCCCCCTGCTAACTCCAGGAAGTAAAGAGATGATGTCCCAGGCCCTGAAGGCCACCTTCAGTGGCTTCACAAAGGAACAGCAGCGGCTTGGTATTCCCAAAG ATCCCAGACAGTGGACAGAAAACAACGTGGCTGAGTGGCTAACGTGGACAGTGAACGAGTTCAGTCTGAAGAATGTCGACTTTGACAAATTCTGCATGAACGGAGCCAGCCTTTGTGCGATGGGGAAGGAGCGTTTTCTGGACTTAGCACCTGACTTTGTGGGTGACATTCTTTGGGAACATTTAGAAATGCTTCAGAAAG AGGAAGCAAAGCATTACCCCATCAATGGACTGACCTCCAACTTCCAGGAATCCCGTTATACCTCAGACTACTTTGTCA GCTACGGTGTTGAGCATGCTCAATGTGTCCCTCCTTCTGAATACTCAGAGCCCGGCTTCATCACAGAGTCTTACCAGACACTTCATCCCATCAGCTCGGAGGAATTGCTGACGCTCAAGTATGAGAGTGAATACCCTACTGTCATCCTGCGGGACACGCCCCTCAACCCCCTGCAGGGGGACTACTTCACCGTCAAGCAGGAGGTGGTATCCCCAGACAACATGTGTGTGGGACGCCTCAGCCGAG GTAAGCTTGGTGGTCAGGACTCTTTTGAGAGCAACGAGAGCTTTGAGAGCTGCGACCGGTTGACCCAGTCATGGAGCAGCCAGTCCTCATTCAGCAGCCTGCAACGGGTGCCTTCGTACGACAGCTTTGATTCGGAAGACTACCCTACTGCCTTGCATAGCCACAAGCCAAAGGGCACTTTCAAAGACTATGTGAGGGAGCGCTCAGACCTCAGCAAGGATAAACCCGTCATTCCAGCGGCGGCACTGGCAGGATACACAG GCAGCGGCCCCATCCAGCTGTGGCAGTTTCTCCTGGAGCTGCTGACCGACAAGTCTTGCCAGTCCTTCATCAGCTGGACAGGCGACGGCTGGGAGTTTAAGCTTTCAGACCCAGATGAG GTTGCTCGGAGGTGGGGCAAGAGGAAAAACAAGCCCAAGATGAACTATGAGAAGCTGAGCCGTGGCCTACGCTACTATTATGACAAGAATATCATCCACAAGACATCAGGGAAACGCTATGTCTACCGCTTTGTCTGTGACTTAAAAAGCCTGCTGGGGTACACTCCTGAGGAGCTCCATGCAATGTTGGACGTGAAGCCTGATACGGACGAGTGA